The Petrocella atlantisensis genome has a window encoding:
- a CDS encoding B12-binding domain-containing radical SAM protein: protein MKVLLIRPKAPNKLSFTKILDNEPLELEYLHTGLAAAGYVDYIYDGFIEKISIEATIKREKPDIVAISGYITQENLMKSYCTKAKKISSQIITVIGGVHAQLNPHRFYDQDVDYICRSESIDAFVTLVRCLEANNKDVTTLSKINGLCFKDEGAVEDDGDGFIMNPITPIDINTLPIPDRSFFYKNKSEYRYLDLTEAGTIKTSFSCPYTCNFCYCTLLNGSRYQERDLELVIKELKDLDCQNVQIVDDDFLVNKERLWQFIDLIKTHKIHKTYTCYGRADFIADNPELIYALSEIGFKYFLVGLEAVTDKELDGYGKGSSLDHNSACVKVIQETASHCIGLMIAPLEATEAYFDDIYDWVVLHDLKYVTVSIFTPIPGTPLYKTYKDKITSTSIEDWDFLHLVLDPIHMSRKAFYRAYYRLFIRLYKIAKKTGIYDFMDLDFYRKMLKAYLTEKIKGG from the coding sequence GTGAAAGTATTATTGATTCGTCCCAAAGCACCCAATAAACTGAGCTTTACCAAAATACTGGATAATGAGCCATTAGAGCTTGAGTATCTTCACACCGGTCTTGCAGCTGCAGGCTATGTGGACTATATTTATGACGGCTTTATAGAGAAGATCTCCATAGAAGCGACGATAAAAAGGGAAAAACCGGACATTGTGGCAATCAGTGGCTACATTACCCAAGAAAACCTAATGAAATCCTACTGCACAAAAGCCAAAAAAATCAGCTCACAGATTATAACGGTGATAGGTGGTGTACATGCTCAGCTCAACCCTCATAGATTCTATGATCAAGACGTGGATTATATCTGTCGTAGTGAATCCATTGATGCTTTTGTGACTTTGGTCCGATGTCTTGAAGCAAATAATAAAGATGTCACGACCCTGTCAAAAATCAATGGCTTGTGTTTTAAAGATGAAGGTGCCGTGGAGGATGATGGTGATGGCTTCATTATGAACCCCATAACCCCCATTGACATTAACACCTTACCTATACCGGATCGAAGCTTCTTTTATAAGAACAAGTCCGAATACCGCTACTTGGATCTTACAGAAGCAGGAACCATCAAGACTTCTTTTTCCTGTCCCTATACCTGTAATTTCTGTTATTGTACTTTATTAAACGGCAGTCGGTATCAAGAGCGGGACCTTGAACTGGTGATAAAGGAACTAAAAGACTTAGATTGTCAAAACGTACAGATTGTAGATGATGATTTTCTGGTTAACAAAGAACGCCTATGGCAATTCATCGATTTAATTAAGACCCATAAGATTCATAAGACTTATACTTGTTATGGACGGGCGGATTTTATTGCTGACAACCCTGAGTTGATCTATGCTTTATCTGAAATCGGATTTAAGTATTTTCTAGTAGGACTTGAAGCGGTTACGGACAAAGAATTAGACGGCTATGGCAAAGGCAGTAGTTTGGACCATAACAGTGCTTGTGTGAAAGTGATTCAAGAAACGGCTTCTCATTGTATCGGTTTGATGATTGCACCCCTTGAGGCAACAGAAGCTTATTTTGATGATATATATGACTGGGTTGTTTTACATGATCTAAAATATGTCACCGTATCGATTTTTACGCCCATACCGGGAACCCCACTTTATAAAACCTATAAAGATAAGATTACGTCCACGTCTATAGAAGATTGGGATTTTCTGCATCTGGTACTGGACCCTATACATATGAGCCGAAAAGCATTTTACAGAGCTTACTATCGACTCTTTATCAGACTCTATAAGATAGCCAAGAAAACAGGGATCTATGATTTCATGGATTTGGATTTTTATAGAAAGATGTTAAAAGCATATCTGACAGAAAAAATCAAAGGGGGCTAA
- a CDS encoding B12-binding domain-containing radical SAM protein yields the protein MRVLLVRPWVNKNITTVKNFLFGEPLGIECVSTVLKELGHEVLLLDCMIEKNASIKQYLSIYRPDMVGITSQCTDVENVLKIADIVKKFDSKIVVAVGGVQATCFPDSFFSPHVDYVYKSTTRQNLSDLMEEVEGTRSAEVIEGIYSRALDFINEGEFCFNEYIVPDREVTKRYRKHYQYIGFQPCAIVQTAYGCRNKCTFCVRWKLEGDSLREVGIEEIVDQIEALDEPYVMICDNDFLVHEDRLIEFCNLLETRKIKKKYMCYGSVNSVLEKPDLMKRLARNGIMAVIIGYEAFDDSRLVEYNKQATTDQNEKVTRILQESGIACWGSFIIHPDWEKKDFKRLLAYIKRLRPELITFSPLVPHPLTPLYDQYEDRLIYPKEDYDKWNFGDVLIYPSKMSLKAYYLQVLKLALVVNFNAYSVAYTRKNIPTRNSIKMVLGFKNLFGVYVKNMLIRGRKRP from the coding sequence ATGAGAGTATTACTAGTTCGACCATGGGTGAATAAAAACATAACAACGGTAAAAAATTTCCTATTTGGAGAGCCACTTGGCATTGAATGTGTCTCAACGGTTCTTAAAGAATTAGGCCATGAGGTCCTTTTACTGGATTGCATGATTGAAAAAAATGCATCCATAAAACAATACTTAAGCATATACAGACCGGATATGGTAGGCATCACCTCCCAGTGTACGGATGTAGAGAATGTTCTAAAAATAGCGGACATCGTAAAAAAATTCGATTCAAAGATCGTCGTAGCCGTTGGCGGTGTTCAAGCTACTTGTTTCCCGGATTCCTTCTTTAGCCCTCATGTGGATTATGTTTACAAATCTACTACAAGACAGAACTTATCGGACTTAATGGAGGAGGTCGAAGGAACAAGATCAGCTGAAGTAATTGAAGGTATCTATAGCAGAGCCTTGGATTTTATAAACGAAGGTGAATTCTGCTTCAATGAATATATCGTTCCGGACCGAGAAGTTACCAAGCGTTATCGCAAGCACTATCAATATATTGGTTTTCAGCCTTGTGCCATCGTACAAACGGCTTATGGATGCCGTAACAAATGTACATTTTGTGTGCGTTGGAAGCTGGAAGGCGATAGTCTTAGAGAAGTTGGCATCGAAGAGATTGTAGACCAGATAGAGGCTTTAGATGAACCCTATGTGATGATCTGCGACAACGATTTCTTAGTCCACGAAGACCGTTTGATAGAATTTTGCAATCTACTGGAAACAAGAAAAATCAAAAAGAAATACATGTGCTATGGCAGTGTGAATTCTGTCTTAGAAAAGCCAGACTTAATGAAACGATTGGCAAGGAACGGCATTATGGCGGTAATCATCGGCTATGAAGCATTTGATGACAGCAGACTTGTAGAGTACAATAAGCAAGCCACAACGGATCAGAACGAAAAGGTTACTCGAATACTACAAGAAAGTGGCATCGCCTGTTGGGGTTCCTTTATTATTCATCCCGATTGGGAGAAAAAGGATTTTAAACGTCTCTTAGCCTATATCAAGCGGTTGCGTCCGGAATTAATTACCTTCTCACCACTGGTGCCTCATCCATTGACACCTTTGTATGATCAATATGAGGATCGCTTGATCTACCCTAAAGAAGATTATGATAAGTGGAATTTTGGCGATGTCTTAATCTATCCCTCTAAGATGTCCCTAAAAGCTTACTACTTACAGGTCCTTAAGTTGGCCTTGGTGGTGAATTTTAATGCTTACTCCGTGGCGTATACAAGGAAAAACATTCCAACCAGAAATTCAATTAAGATGGTGCTGGGCTTTAAGAATCTTTTTGGTGTGTATGTGAAGAACATGCTGATTCGAGGACGTAAAAGACCGTGA
- a CDS encoding B12-binding domain-containing radical SAM protein, translated as MKILLIRPKPHKETIGLQSVMVCEPLELMTLAGVLMENGHEVRILDMILEKKGLDDHIRKFMPDLVGITGYISHIGIIKNYAKSIKAVSNEIIVAVGGVHATVCQEDFVDEHIDKVCTSDAAFYLYCGCKAPFDALPYRNLPKSYMEKYYYLFQNKCALIKTSYGCPYQCNFCFCKEITPYHARPIAEVIKELLTIGQEEVYIVDDDFLFDEKRLMTFIEEVKRHKIKKHYLVYGRADFIAKNDTLIGQLKDIGLSAVIVGIEAASQEELDSYNKKSLVTDNERAIAILQKYDIECYGTVILGIDWDKAHFDNLYAFIKKTGLIFVNLQPLTPMPGTGMLEAFSDQLIIPYEDHEKWDMAHLVVRPTRLSIRSYYLQILKLYYKITVTPSHIHYMFRRYGIATTMKLSVGAGKITWQYLKKIMKG; from the coding sequence ATGAAAATCCTACTCATCCGACCAAAACCCCATAAAGAAACCATAGGTCTTCAAAGCGTCATGGTCTGCGAACCCTTGGAGCTCATGACCTTGGCAGGTGTGCTTATGGAAAATGGGCACGAGGTTCGGATTCTGGATATGATTCTTGAGAAAAAGGGATTGGATGATCATATAAGAAAGTTCATGCCTGATCTTGTGGGCATTACAGGTTATATCAGTCATATAGGTATTATCAAAAACTACGCAAAGTCCATCAAAGCAGTCTCAAATGAGATTATAGTCGCTGTAGGTGGCGTCCATGCTACAGTCTGTCAGGAAGATTTTGTGGATGAACATATAGATAAGGTTTGCACAAGTGATGCGGCATTTTATCTCTATTGTGGTTGCAAGGCACCTTTTGATGCCCTACCTTATCGCAATCTACCTAAAAGCTATATGGAAAAATACTATTATCTGTTCCAAAACAAGTGTGCATTGATTAAAACATCCTATGGCTGTCCTTATCAATGTAATTTTTGTTTTTGCAAGGAAATAACCCCTTATCATGCACGACCTATAGCAGAAGTCATAAAGGAATTATTGACCATAGGGCAAGAAGAAGTCTATATTGTGGATGATGACTTTTTATTTGATGAGAAGCGCTTAATGACCTTTATAGAAGAAGTGAAACGACACAAGATCAAAAAGCATTATCTGGTTTATGGACGGGCTGACTTTATAGCAAAAAATGATACTCTAATAGGTCAGCTTAAAGACATAGGGCTGAGTGCGGTGATTGTCGGTATAGAAGCAGCCAGTCAGGAAGAACTGGACAGTTACAACAAGAAAAGCCTTGTAACGGACAACGAAAGAGCTATAGCCATACTGCAAAAGTATGATATAGAATGTTACGGTACGGTTATACTGGGCATCGACTGGGATAAGGCCCATTTTGACAACTTATATGCCTTTATAAAAAAGACCGGTCTCATTTTTGTGAACTTACAGCCACTAACGCCCATGCCTGGAACCGGTATGCTAGAGGCTTTTTCAGATCAGTTGATTATTCCTTATGAGGACCATGAAAAATGGGACATGGCCCATCTGGTTGTTAGGCCGACGCGGTTAAGCATCAGAAGCTATTACCTACAGATATTAAAGCTTTATTATAAGATTACAGTAACACCAAGTCATATACACTATATGTTCAGGCGATATGGTATAGCAACCACCATGAAGCTATCTGTAGGCGCCGGTAAGATTACTTGGCAATATCTGAAGAAAATCATGAAAGGATAA
- a CDS encoding class I SAM-dependent DNA methyltransferase — MIWNKLATKYDRLWVQKYSLEPTRRKVMVLIGGFNFQEATVLDLGCGTGQLLDEISRVYPRYKLYGMDKSEEMLKVAKSKKIKANWIHHNIDSDHILELDGKTFDLIICSHSFPYYKKKEHVLNQVDKYLKEDGIAIFTQASINNHYDNFVMKMIEKTAESAAYLSKAAFKKLVSRHFTITYTFTIHEKWFMPSICGFVMRKKR, encoded by the coding sequence ATGATTTGGAACAAGCTGGCAACAAAGTATGACCGTCTCTGGGTGCAGAAATACTCTCTAGAGCCGACAAGAAGAAAAGTGATGGTACTCATTGGTGGTTTTAATTTTCAGGAAGCGACAGTTTTAGACCTAGGTTGTGGTACCGGTCAATTGCTGGATGAGATCAGTCGTGTCTACCCGAGATATAAGTTATATGGTATGGATAAGTCAGAAGAAATGCTTAAAGTAGCAAAAAGTAAGAAAATCAAAGCCAATTGGATCCATCATAACATTGATTCTGACCATATACTTGAACTGGATGGCAAGACCTTTGATCTGATTATCTGTAGTCATTCTTTTCCCTACTATAAGAAAAAAGAACACGTGTTAAATCAGGTGGATAAATATCTAAAAGAAGATGGCATCGCAATCTTTACCCAAGCCAGCATCAACAATCATTATGATAACTTTGTCATGAAGATGATAGAAAAAACAGCGGAAAGCGCAGCCTATTTATCTAAGGCGGCTTTCAAAAAACTGGTTTCTAGGCATTTTACAATTACCTATACCTTTACCATACATGAAAAATGGTTTATGCCATCAATTTGTGGCTTTGTCATGAGGAAAAAACGATGA
- a CDS encoding EFR1 family ferrodoxin (N-terminal region resembles flavodoxins. C-terminal ferrodoxin region binds two 4Fe-4S clusters.), with protein sequence MKNIGMFYFTGTQSSYYVAKELKEALLKKGYNVKMYKLEKALNNTVEVDPKRFDMLGFVLPIYGFGSPRIAKAYVDALPRNNAKVFIIRTGCSNGWINKSASISLMHQLRKKWYDVFYDRILIVSSNWLLDMEEDVVKRLYEVTRDKKIPHIVKEITEETRRKHHRDFFREVLVTVIHFFEEQVGARLYGRSLWANKKCTKCRLCEKRCPVGNINFETGSFRAGWQCIWCMKCVYSCPENAIHSRGLDIVQFKNGFNYKWIINRRFNQKKLNVNKKLWKYMEDKEK encoded by the coding sequence ATGAAGAACATTGGTATGTTTTATTTTACCGGAACCCAAAGTAGCTATTATGTTGCTAAGGAATTGAAAGAAGCCTTACTAAAAAAAGGCTATAATGTTAAAATGTATAAGCTTGAAAAGGCTTTGAATAATACAGTTGAAGTGGATCCTAAACGATTTGATATGTTGGGTTTTGTTCTTCCTATCTACGGCTTTGGATCACCAAGAATAGCCAAGGCTTACGTGGATGCTTTGCCACGAAATAATGCCAAGGTTTTTATTATTCGAACAGGATGTAGTAATGGCTGGATTAATAAAAGTGCTTCGATTAGCCTAATGCATCAACTTAGAAAAAAATGGTATGATGTATTTTATGACCGTATTCTGATAGTATCTTCCAATTGGTTATTGGATATGGAAGAAGATGTTGTTAAGCGTTTGTACGAAGTAACAAGAGACAAAAAGATTCCTCATATTGTAAAAGAAATCACAGAAGAAACCAGAAGAAAGCATCATAGAGATTTCTTTAGAGAAGTCTTGGTAACGGTAATCCACTTTTTTGAGGAACAGGTGGGTGCAAGGTTATATGGTAGGTCCTTATGGGCCAATAAGAAATGTACCAAGTGCCGTTTATGTGAGAAAAGATGTCCCGTAGGCAACATCAACTTTGAAACCGGTAGCTTTAGAGCCGGTTGGCAATGCATATGGTGTATGAAATGTGTTTATAGCTGTCCGGAAAATGCCATTCATTCAAGAGGCCTAGACATTGTACAGTTCAAAAATGGTTTTAATTATAAGTGGATTATTAATCGAAGATTCAACCAGAAGAAACTCAATGTTAATAAAAAGTTATGGAAGTATATGGAAGACAAAGAAAAATAG
- a CDS encoding gamma carbonic anhydrase family protein has product MRYKDFEPSIDDTAYVAPGVMVIGQVVLKEDVNIWFGAVLRGDVNSIFVDEGANIQDNSTVHVAEDARTHIGRHVTIGHNCVIHGCVIGDETLIGMGSTVLDNAVIGKNCILGANSLVTMGKVFPDGTLIMGSPAKVVRELTEEEISGLKFHAVEYVALSKDYK; this is encoded by the coding sequence ATGAGATATAAAGATTTTGAACCAAGTATTGACGATACAGCCTATGTTGCACCCGGTGTAATGGTTATAGGGCAAGTTGTATTAAAAGAAGATGTGAACATATGGTTTGGTGCCGTTTTACGTGGCGATGTTAACAGTATTTTTGTAGATGAAGGTGCCAATATTCAGGACAACTCCACAGTTCATGTGGCTGAAGACGCCAGAACCCATATTGGTCGTCATGTAACCATCGGACATAACTGTGTCATCCACGGTTGCGTTATAGGCGATGAGACTTTAATCGGTATGGGCAGTACCGTACTGGACAATGCCGTTATCGGCAAGAACTGTATATTAGGTGCGAACAGTCTTGTGACCATGGGTAAAGTATTTCCGGATGGGACACTAATCATGGGCTCTCCGGCTAAAGTTGTTCGAGAACTCACGGAAGAAGAGATTTCAGGGCTAAAATTCCATGCGGTTGAATATGTGGCATTGTCAAAAGATTATAAATAA
- a CDS encoding DUF2179 domain-containing protein: MWIQVLLYITILLVKIVEVTLATTRIVLITRGERLKGAFIGFFEVCIWVVLVSTVLKDISSDPIKVFVYALGFALGNFLGSVFEEKLAIGTTRVEVIVKETDGIELINRIREHGYAVTSISGEGMNSKRTVLIMHVKRKMASKLIRLIHQYQENVVITVNEIKPVYGGFGTLKK, from the coding sequence ATGTGGATTCAAGTATTGTTGTATATCACCATTTTATTGGTTAAGATTGTGGAGGTTACCTTAGCCACCACGAGGATTGTGTTGATAACCCGTGGCGAGCGACTAAAAGGCGCTTTTATTGGTTTTTTTGAGGTTTGTATCTGGGTAGTATTGGTTTCAACGGTATTAAAAGATATATCCAGTGATCCGATTAAAGTTTTTGTCTATGCACTCGGCTTTGCACTGGGGAATTTCCTAGGCTCAGTTTTTGAAGAAAAGCTGGCCATTGGTACTACAAGGGTAGAAGTTATTGTCAAAGAAACGGACGGGATTGAACTCATTAATAGAATCAGAGAACATGGTTATGCGGTCACCTCAATCTCAGGAGAAGGTATGAACAGTAAGAGAACCGTTTTGATTATGCATGTCAAAAGAAAAATGGCTTCTAAGCTGATTCGCCTCATTCACCAGTACCAAGAAAACGTGGTTATAACCGTGAATGAAATCAAGCCGGTCTATGGCGGCTTTGGGACACTTAAGAAATAA
- a CDS encoding DUF2254 domain-containing protein, producing the protein MKNLINKFRSSVWLYPVIYSLVALILSIVITFIDKTYTDELSYFVNGIFYTTPALAQTVLGIVAGAFITIATFTFSTTMVVLTMYSSQFTPRVVENFLNNETTMKSFGIFVSGFIYAVTSILFIDVSVDGNLILAASVGVVYVIVGLTYFILFIHSVSTHIQASDLILRLHLEALDKIKEYRDFIKESKIISEDGMLEIAKDKNALKVFSPSDGYIQEIDYPRLQKLAENHKGIFCFKKVVGQFVSTETRILTIYDKGQEAFDEKVVDQIQKCVIIGNKKTQAQDFSFTIQKIVEIAVKALSPGINDPNTAIHCLRIIGVLLRDLADIKKGYVILKEDDESGFIIYEAFDLEVLLYDAYNQIMFYGQSDASVVVEGFKSLKFIKAKASGENRNTLKAYSENLFEKLMSNAYGKFEYSKIIKEYNDLIND; encoded by the coding sequence ATGAAAAATTTAATAAATAAGTTTCGCTCAAGTGTTTGGCTTTATCCGGTCATATACAGTCTGGTAGCGTTAATACTATCAATAGTTATAACCTTCATTGATAAGACATATACGGATGAACTGTCTTATTTTGTAAACGGTATATTTTATACAACACCTGCATTAGCACAAACGGTCCTAGGCATAGTAGCGGGTGCTTTTATTACAATAGCTACATTTACTTTCTCAACAACAATGGTGGTATTAACAATGTATTCTTCTCAGTTCACACCCCGTGTTGTGGAGAATTTTCTTAACAATGAAACAACCATGAAATCATTTGGTATTTTTGTAAGTGGTTTTATTTATGCCGTTACTTCAATACTATTTATTGATGTAAGTGTAGATGGTAACCTCATACTTGCAGCAAGTGTTGGGGTAGTCTACGTTATTGTAGGGCTTACATATTTTATATTGTTCATACATAGTGTTTCCACCCATATTCAAGCCAGTGACTTAATATTAAGACTTCATTTAGAAGCATTAGATAAGATCAAAGAATATCGAGATTTTATAAAGGAATCCAAGATTATATCGGAAGATGGCATGCTTGAAATCGCTAAGGATAAAAATGCACTTAAAGTCTTTAGTCCATCAGATGGTTATATTCAAGAAATCGACTACCCAAGATTACAGAAGCTTGCAGAAAATCATAAAGGTATCTTTTGTTTTAAAAAGGTCGTTGGTCAATTTGTATCTACTGAGACTAGGATTCTAACCATCTATGATAAAGGACAAGAAGCTTTTGACGAAAAGGTTGTGGATCAAATTCAGAAATGTGTTATCATAGGAAACAAAAAAACACAAGCTCAAGACTTTAGTTTTACGATTCAAAAAATTGTAGAGATTGCCGTGAAGGCGCTTTCGCCAGGAATCAATGACCCTAATACAGCGATTCATTGCCTAAGAATCATTGGTGTATTGCTACGGGATTTGGCAGATATCAAAAAAGGATATGTTATCTTAAAAGAAGATGATGAATCCGGCTTTATCATTTATGAAGCTTTTGATTTGGAAGTGCTGTTATATGATGCCTATAATCAAATCATGTTCTATGGGCAATCGGATGCTTCAGTTGTGGTAGAAGGATTTAAGTCTTTGAAATTCATAAAAGCGAAAGCATCTGGGGAAAATAGAAATACCTTAAAAGCCTATTCAGAAAATTTATTTGAGAAGCTCATGAGCAATGCCTATGGTAAATTTGAATACAGCAAAATCATAAAAGAGTATAATGATTTAATCAATGACTAA
- a CDS encoding PadR family transcriptional regulator: MCVVQYNRFNSKKVGDYVSQKDVIITNLVGELKRGTLVLSVLLNTKESTYGYSLVQALQNLGIDIEQNTLYPLLRRLEKQALLSSSWDTTESRPRKYYQISPLGLEVLSDLTAHWQETNKIINAMLEEV, translated from the coding sequence GTGTGTGTTGTACAGTATAATAGATTTAACAGTAAGAAAGTTGGTGATTATGTGAGTCAAAAAGACGTTATTATAACAAATCTGGTTGGGGAACTAAAAAGAGGCACCTTGGTATTAAGTGTCCTTCTAAACACCAAAGAATCTACTTACGGTTATTCTTTGGTACAGGCATTGCAAAATCTCGGTATTGACATCGAACAAAATACACTCTACCCACTTCTTAGAAGACTTGAAAAACAGGCACTACTTAGCAGCAGTTGGGATACGACGGAATCACGACCACGAAAGTACTACCAAATCAGCCCACTGGGACTTGAAGTTCTGAGCGACTTAACCGCTCATTGGCAAGAAACAAATAAAATTATTAATGCAATGTTAGAGGAGGTCTAA
- the rplT gene encoding 50S ribosomal protein L20 — protein sequence MARIKGAMHTHKRHKRVLKLAKGYRGAKSKQFKTAKQAVMKSGMYAYIGRKLRKRDFRKLWIARINAAARMNDMSYSQLMHGLKVAGIEVNRKMLAEMAVNDAPAFAKLVETAKANV from the coding sequence ATGGCAAGAATTAAAGGCGCAATGCATACACATAAAAGACATAAAAGAGTATTAAAATTAGCTAAAGGTTATAGAGGTGCAAAATCCAAGCAATTTAAAACAGCTAAGCAAGCAGTTATGAAGTCAGGTATGTACGCATACATCGGCAGAAAGCTTAGAAAAAGAGATTTTAGAAAACTATGGATTGCAAGAATCAACGCAGCAGCTCGTATGAATGACATGAGCTATTCTCAACTTATGCACGGTTTAAAAGTTGCAGGTATCGAAGTGAATAGAAAAATGTTAGCCGAAATGGCTGTAAATGATGCTCCGGCATTTGCAAAACTTGTAGAAACAGCAAAAGCAAACGTATAA
- the rpmI gene encoding 50S ribosomal protein L35: MPKMKTHRGAAKRFKKTGTGKIVRHKAYTSHILTKKSPKRKRNLRKATIMSASNAKVIKKLLPYL; this comes from the coding sequence ATGCCAAAAATGAAAACACACCGTGGTGCAGCAAAAAGATTTAAAAAGACCGGTACAGGAAAAATCGTGAGACATAAAGCTTATACAAGCCATATTTTAACGAAAAAAAGTCCTAAGAGAAAAAGAAATCTAAGAAAAGCAACCATCATGTCCGCATCAAACGCAAAAGTAATCAAGAAATTATTACCATACTTATAA
- the infC gene encoding translation initiation factor IF-3, whose translation MINEQIRDREVRVIDEDGGQLGVMTSREALNIAKEKNLDLVKIAPKAKPPVCKITDYGKFKYEQTKKDKEARKKQNIVTLKEVRLSPNIEQHDINTKQKNAIKFLSKGDKLKVAVRFRGRELAHTAIGRDILLQFAKDLAEIADIEKYPKMEGRSMVMFMTPKKDVK comes from the coding sequence ATGATTAATGAGCAAATCCGAGACAGAGAAGTACGTGTTATTGATGAAGATGGCGGTCAATTAGGCGTCATGACATCAAGAGAAGCGTTGAATATAGCCAAGGAAAAGAACCTTGACTTGGTAAAAATCGCGCCAAAGGCGAAACCGCCCGTTTGCAAGATTACAGATTACGGAAAATTCAAATATGAGCAAACGAAAAAAGACAAAGAGGCACGTAAGAAACAAAACATTGTAACTCTTAAGGAGGTGCGACTATCTCCGAATATTGAGCAACATGATATTAATACAAAGCAGAAAAATGCGATTAAGTTTTTATCAAAAGGTGACAAGTTAAAGGTTGCCGTTCGATTTAGAGGTAGAGAATTAGCACATACAGCTATTGGTAGAGATATCTTATTACAATTTGCAAAAGACTTGGCGGAAATAGCGGATATCGAAAAATATCCTAAAATGGAAGGTCGTAGCATGGTTATGTTCATGACCCCCAAAAAAGATGTCAAGTAA
- a CDS encoding substrate-binding domain-containing protein produces the protein MKMKLTATLLSMILIMTVFLVGCASSNEATELQAEAEDGYIIGLSMNTQTNPFFVDVKDGVQKAADEKGITLYITDAQDDPSIQMKDIENLITKKPNAIIIDPCDSDAIVAAVEACNEAGIAVFTMDRQSNGGEVIAHVGYDAIKSGKIAGQFLVDTLGGKGKIVEIQGIMGTNVAQNRSQGFNEIISENPNMEIVSTQVADFDRAKAMSVMENILQANKEIDGLYAANDEMLLGALEAIEAAGRSEEITMIGCDAIDDTLEVIKEERVEATIAEPPFFLGKAILNTAFDYLNGKEVEANVILDNSLVTIDNVETLVTKE, from the coding sequence ATGAAAATGAAACTAACTGCAACATTATTATCAATGATTCTCATTATGACAGTTTTTCTCGTGGGATGTGCATCAAGCAATGAGGCAACTGAACTACAGGCAGAAGCAGAAGATGGTTATATTATTGGCTTATCGATGAACACTCAAACAAATCCATTTTTTGTAGATGTAAAAGACGGGGTTCAAAAAGCAGCAGATGAAAAAGGAATAACACTTTATATTACAGATGCTCAAGATGATCCATCTATTCAAATGAAAGATATTGAGAATCTAATTACAAAAAAACCTAATGCGATTATTATTGATCCTTGTGATTCAGATGCTATAGTTGCAGCAGTTGAAGCCTGTAATGAAGCAGGAATTGCGGTATTCACAATGGACCGCCAGTCTAATGGAGGAGAGGTAATAGCACATGTTGGATATGATGCTATTAAATCCGGTAAAATTGCTGGACAATTTCTTGTAGATACATTGGGTGGAAAAGGTAAAATCGTAGAAATACAAGGTATTATGGGTACAAATGTTGCACAAAACAGATCGCAAGGATTTAATGAAATTATTTCAGAAAACCCAAATATGGAAATCGTATCAACACAAGTGGCCGATTTTGATAGAGCTAAAGCGATGAGTGTTATGGAGAATATTCTTCAAGCTAATAAAGAAATCGATGGTCTTTATGCTGCAAATGATGAGATGCTTTTAGGAGCCTTAGAAGCCATTGAAGCCGCTGGTAGATCAGAAGAAATAACTATGATTGGTTGTGATGCAATTGATGATACGTTGGAAGTAATAAAAGAGGAGAGAGTAGAGGCAACCATAGCTGAACCCCCATTCTTTCTAGGAAAAGCTATATTGAATACAGCTTTTGATTATCTAAACGGAAAAGAAGTTGAAGCCAATGTTATTCTTGATAATAGCTTAGTGACTATTGATAATGTAGAGACATTAGTTACAAAAGAATAA